The following are encoded in a window of Pseudalgibacter alginicilyticus genomic DNA:
- a CDS encoding PorP/SprF family type IX secretion system membrane protein, whose translation MKSKYILFLAVGVFFTLTISSQEGLPIYTDYLTDNYYLIHPSMAGVANCSKIRLTARQQWFGHENAPKLLTLSGNGRIGESNSGIGGIAFSDKNGYHSQKGAYLSYAHHLMFSRSEVDLNMLSFGLSAGFIQYQLDETSFTLDGFDPEIAGVVQSATNFNLDFGFSYHYLDYYAHATIKNVLNNSGINNDIQITSNLRRYLLSVGGVFGALGSDFSYEPSVMFQYKDGTGESTVDFNAKVYKSMEFGNIWGGLSYRTSLDGAEFRNITDNTINSQKLQLITPILGIDYKDFMFAYNYSYQSNNVRFSSGGFHQLTLGYNFNCRKVRYDCKCPAVN comes from the coding sequence ATGAAATCAAAATACATATTATTTTTAGCTGTTGGAGTGTTTTTCACTTTAACAATAAGCTCGCAAGAGGGACTGCCCATTTATACAGATTATTTAACGGATAATTATTATTTAATACACCCTTCAATGGCTGGTGTAGCCAATTGCTCTAAAATTAGATTAACTGCGCGCCAACAGTGGTTTGGTCATGAAAATGCTCCTAAGCTTTTAACATTGAGTGGAAATGGAAGAATAGGAGAGTCCAATTCGGGAATAGGAGGTATTGCTTTTTCAGATAAAAATGGCTATCATTCACAAAAAGGAGCCTACCTTAGCTATGCACATCATTTAATGTTTTCTAGAAGTGAAGTAGATTTAAATATGCTGTCCTTTGGTTTAAGTGCAGGATTTATTCAATATCAATTGGATGAAACTTCGTTTACTTTGGATGGTTTTGATCCAGAAATAGCAGGAGTAGTTCAAAGTGCAACAAATTTTAATTTAGATTTTGGGTTTTCCTATCATTATTTAGATTATTATGCTCATGCAACTATTAAAAATGTATTGAATAATTCTGGAATTAATAATGATATTCAAATAACCAGTAATTTAAGACGCTATTTATTATCTGTTGGAGGTGTTTTTGGAGCTTTAGGAAGTGATTTTAGTTATGAGCCTTCTGTTATGTTTCAATACAAAGATGGTACTGGTGAATCAACTGTAGATTTTAATGCTAAAGTATACAAAAGTATGGAGTTTGGTAATATTTGGGGAGGATTATCCTATAGAACAAGCTTAGATGGTGCTGAATTTAGAAATATTACTGATAATACTATAAATAGTCAAAAATTACAACTTATAACACCAATTTTAGGAATTGATTATAAAGACTTTATGTTTGCTTATAATTACTCTTACCAATCTAATAACGTACGGTTTTCAAGTGGAGGATTTCATCAGTTAACACTTGGGTATAATTTTAACTGTAGAAAAGTACGTTATGATTGTAAATGTCCTGCGGTTAATTAA